A window from Actinomycetota bacterium encodes these proteins:
- a CDS encoding cob(I)yrinic acid a,c-diamide adenosyltransferase, with product MVNLTRIYTRTGDDGTTSLGDMSRTGKNDPRLKAYADVDEGNSAIGVVVAMNELPDDVSALLVRIQNDLFDVGADLCTPVVDEPKHEPLRVTQPYIDFLEHACDEYNGRLQPLRSFVLPGGTPAAAGLHVARTVIRRSERSTWAALDTYHGGMNPLTATYLNRLSDLLFILSRLANLSAGGDVLWEPGRHSKQS from the coding sequence ATGGTGAATCTCACTCGAATCTACACGCGCACAGGCGACGACGGGACGACATCCCTTGGCGATATGAGCCGGACCGGGAAGAACGATCCACGCCTGAAGGCCTATGCCGATGTCGACGAGGGCAACAGCGCGATTGGCGTGGTGGTGGCCATGAACGAACTCCCAGATGACGTCAGCGCGCTTCTCGTGCGCATCCAGAACGATCTCTTCGATGTCGGTGCCGATCTGTGCACTCCGGTAGTTGACGAGCCCAAGCACGAACCGCTGCGCGTGACCCAGCCATACATAGATTTCTTGGAGCACGCATGCGATGAGTACAACGGGCGTTTGCAACCCTTGCGATCCTTTGTCCTGCCAGGTGGCACACCTGCCGCCGCTGGCCTGCACGTGGCGCGAACCGTGATCCGGCGGTCTGAGCGCAGCACTTGGGCAGCATTGGACACCTACCACGGCGGGATGAATCCGCTCACGGCTACGTATCTGAATCGCTTGAGCGACCTGCTGTTCATCTTGTCCCGACTGGCCAATCTCTCAGCTGGTGGAGACGTGCTGTGGGAGCCCGGCCGGCACAGCAAACAGTCCTGA
- a CDS encoding SulP family inorganic anion transporter: MSLPQRHAAKDGDGPNAVRTGLARLRELLPIRKDYADMRRDPKRDVIAGVTVAFVALPLALAFGLSSGMGAAAGLTTAIVAGIVAAIFGGSNLQVSGPTGAMTVVLIPIFTEFGASGVLVVGMLAGLVLIVLAFVRAGRAMQYIPLPVVEGFTLGIAVIIALQQIPSALGTTGQGEKVFSVAASSIQTWFAHPNWAPVAITFAVAGTILLLLRLRPGLPSALPAVIGATVVASLMELPVSVIGALPDTMPIPSLPTVSIDMYSALLLPAIAVAALAALESLLSATVADGMSVGEHHNSNRELFGQGMANLAAPLFGGVPATAAIARTAVNVRTGARSRLAAITQSAALLLVIVIASQWVSKIPMAALAGVLLATCVQMVEVSNLRSLMRSTRGDAAILLATALATIVFDLVTAVVIGMVVAGIYALRQVARSANVDRTEVTTEDHSVEEQALLREHVVAFRLDGPLFFGAAHKFLLEIAEISDVRVVILRLSRVHTLDATGATVLGDTIKSLEHRGITVLLSGVSKEHDSIFRVLGIYEHLADERHLFATTPEAIEHARRHIAHQDHTN; the protein is encoded by the coding sequence ATGAGCTTGCCCCAGCGGCACGCGGCCAAGGACGGCGATGGGCCGAATGCAGTTCGAACAGGGCTCGCGCGACTTCGCGAGTTGCTTCCGATCCGCAAGGACTATGCGGATATGCGGCGTGATCCCAAACGCGATGTCATTGCTGGAGTCACCGTGGCCTTCGTTGCGCTGCCCCTGGCCCTGGCCTTCGGTCTCTCGTCTGGCATGGGTGCCGCAGCTGGCCTCACGACGGCCATTGTCGCCGGAATCGTGGCAGCCATCTTCGGCGGAAGCAACCTTCAGGTCAGTGGTCCGACTGGCGCCATGACCGTGGTGCTGATCCCGATCTTCACGGAGTTCGGTGCATCCGGAGTGCTCGTGGTCGGCATGCTCGCGGGCCTTGTACTGATCGTGCTGGCCTTTGTCCGCGCCGGACGAGCCATGCAGTACATCCCCTTGCCCGTAGTTGAGGGCTTCACTTTGGGAATTGCTGTCATCATCGCGCTGCAACAGATTCCTTCGGCACTTGGCACCACCGGTCAGGGCGAAAAGGTCTTCTCGGTGGCGGCCTCCTCAATTCAGACCTGGTTCGCGCATCCCAATTGGGCGCCAGTAGCAATCACTTTTGCTGTCGCAGGCACCATTTTGCTGCTACTTCGCTTGCGACCTGGCCTGCCATCCGCCTTGCCCGCTGTCATTGGTGCGACTGTCGTTGCCTCGCTGATGGAGCTGCCAGTGAGCGTCATCGGAGCACTTCCCGACACTATGCCGATCCCGTCACTGCCGACCGTGTCCATCGACATGTACTCAGCGCTCCTGCTTCCTGCAATCGCAGTCGCAGCGCTCGCTGCCTTGGAGAGCCTCCTGTCGGCGACAGTCGCAGATGGCATGAGCGTCGGAGAGCACCACAACTCCAATCGCGAGCTCTTCGGGCAAGGCATGGCCAATCTCGCTGCTCCCCTGTTCGGTGGGGTTCCCGCAACCGCAGCCATCGCACGCACAGCTGTCAATGTGCGCACCGGCGCCCGATCGCGACTGGCTGCCATCACCCAGTCGGCGGCTCTGCTTCTCGTGATCGTCATCGCCTCCCAATGGGTATCAAAGATTCCGATGGCCGCGCTCGCAGGAGTCCTGCTGGCAACCTGCGTCCAGATGGTCGAAGTCTCAAATCTGCGAAGCCTTATGCGCTCAACGCGTGGAGATGCAGCGATCCTGCTCGCCACAGCCTTGGCGACCATCGTGTTCGACCTCGTGACGGCAGTCGTCATCGGCATGGTCGTTGCCGGCATCTATGCACTGCGGCAGGTGGCCCGGTCCGCGAACGTTGACCGGACCGAAGTTACGACTGAGGACCATTCAGTGGAAGAACAGGCGCTGCTGCGCGAGCATGTCGTCGCGTTTCGACTCGACGGACCGCTCTTCTTCGGTGCTGCACACAAATTCCTGCTCGAGATAGCGGAGATCAGCGATGTGCGGGTCGTCATCCTGCGGCTCTCTCGCGTACACACCCTTGATGCCACTGGAGCAACTGTGCTCGGCGACACGATCAAGTCCTTGGAGCATCGCGGCATTACGGTGCTCCTTTCCGGCGTCAGCAAGGAGCACGACAGCATCTTCCGGGTGCTGGGAATCTACGAGCATCTCGCTGACGAACGGCACCTATTTGCCACAACTCCTGAGGCCATCGAGCACGCACGACGGCACATTGCGCATCAGGATCACACCAACTGA
- a CDS encoding metalloregulator ArsR/SmtB family transcription factor codes for MTKPLYEAKAEFFRTLGHPARIRVLELLSERDYAVHELLQRIEIGASNLSHQLAVLRRNGLIEQSRRDGEVRYGIAVPEIRDLLMAARLILLDVLIDQDSLKRDLRSKQPNLS; via the coding sequence ATGACCAAGCCCTTGTATGAGGCCAAGGCGGAGTTCTTCCGAACTCTCGGCCATCCCGCGCGGATCCGCGTGCTGGAACTGCTGAGCGAGCGCGACTATGCCGTGCACGAGCTTCTCCAGCGAATCGAGATTGGTGCGAGCAACCTCTCCCACCAGTTGGCCGTACTGCGTCGCAATGGACTCATAGAGCAGTCACGGCGCGACGGTGAAGTGCGCTATGGCATTGCCGTTCCAGAGATTCGCGATCTGCTCATGGCTGCTCGCCTCATTCTTCTGGACGTTCTGATAGATCAGGACTCTCTCAAGCGCGATCTTCGTTCCAAACAGCCAAACCTGTCATGA
- the murA gene encoding UDP-N-acetylglucosamine 1-carboxyvinyltransferase — translation MDLLKVTGGHRLEGEVRVTGAKNSVLKLMAAALLAEGTTTVLDVPDILDVEIMAELLRRLGCSVEHEREAQSVTISVPAVLEHRADYDLVRRMRASICVLGPLLARCGVADVALPGGDNIGSRGLNMHVEGLIRLGATAVNEHGYLIASSHGRLQGASIYLDFPSVGATETILMAAVTAKGETVIDNVAREPEIIDICQMLIAMGANIEGVGSSTLTVFGVDELSPVTHRAVPDRIVAGTWAVAAAITQGDITVRNAQTGHLQIALEKLLISGADITELDDGFRVVMHDRPKAVDIVTLPYPGFPTDLQPQFIALNSVAEGAALVTENLFEARFRFVQELGRLGADVRIDGHHALVRGRPQLSGAPVDATDIRAGAGLVLAGLVAEGETTIYGVSHIDRGYAGFVPDLMRLGANISRVTVTGEDS, via the coding sequence GTGGATCTCCTCAAGGTGACAGGCGGGCATCGCCTGGAGGGGGAAGTCCGTGTTACCGGGGCAAAGAATTCTGTGCTGAAGCTGATGGCAGCAGCCCTGCTGGCCGAAGGCACCACAACCGTGCTTGATGTGCCCGACATCCTTGATGTCGAGATCATGGCCGAACTCCTACGCCGGCTCGGCTGTTCGGTGGAGCACGAACGCGAAGCGCAATCAGTGACGATCAGCGTTCCAGCGGTTCTTGAGCATCGCGCCGACTACGACTTGGTGCGCCGCATGCGTGCCTCCATCTGTGTGCTTGGCCCCTTGTTGGCGCGTTGCGGAGTTGCCGACGTCGCCCTGCCAGGTGGCGACAACATCGGCTCGCGTGGGCTGAATATGCATGTCGAAGGACTGATCCGCCTCGGCGCGACCGCTGTCAATGAGCACGGCTATCTGATCGCGTCCTCCCACGGCCGACTGCAAGGGGCATCGATCTACTTGGACTTTCCAAGCGTCGGTGCAACGGAGACGATCCTGATGGCGGCGGTCACAGCCAAGGGCGAGACCGTCATCGACAACGTTGCTCGTGAGCCGGAGATCATTGACATCTGTCAGATGCTCATCGCGATGGGCGCAAATATCGAAGGTGTTGGCTCATCCACCCTGACCGTGTTCGGCGTGGATGAGCTCAGCCCCGTGACGCATCGCGCAGTTCCGGATCGCATCGTGGCGGGCACCTGGGCAGTGGCGGCCGCCATCACCCAAGGCGACATCACCGTGCGCAATGCGCAGACGGGTCACCTGCAGATTGCATTGGAGAAACTGCTGATCTCTGGCGCTGACATCACTGAACTCGACGACGGTTTTCGCGTGGTGATGCACGACCGACCCAAAGCAGTCGACATCGTCACCCTGCCCTACCCAGGGTTTCCCACTGATCTGCAACCACAGTTCATTGCCTTGAATTCAGTTGCCGAAGGGGCGGCGCTGGTAACTGAGAACCTCTTTGAAGCGCGCTTCAGATTTGTCCAAGAACTGGGTCGATTGGGAGCCGACGTTCGAATCGATGGGCATCACGCGCTTGTGCGTGGCAGACCGCAGTTGTCCGGCGCACCTGTTGATGCCACCGATATTCGTGCAGGTGCCGGCTTGGTGCTGGCCGGGCTTGTCGCTGAAGGTGAAACAACTATCTATGGCGTCTCACATATCGATCGCGGCTATGCGGGCTTTGTCCCAGACTTGATGCGACTGGGCGCCAATATCAGCCGGGTAACCGTCACGGGCGAGGATTCCTGA
- the nucS gene encoding endonuclease NucS → MRILVATCTVDYVGRLTAHLPSAQRVIMVKADGSVLVHADGGSYKPLNWMSPPCSLRESGLDSGELLWLVENKAGEQLRITLHQVDHDSSHELGLDPGLQKDGVEAHLQVLLATHVNILGEGWSLVRREFPTPIGPVDLMCRDAGGASVAVEIKRRGEIDGVEQLTRYLELLNRDPLLAPVTGIFAAQEIKPQARTLAEDRGIRCVVLDYDTLKGTEDPSLRLF, encoded by the coding sequence GTGCGAATTCTGGTGGCTACCTGCACTGTCGATTATGTGGGCAGGCTCACTGCGCATCTGCCGTCAGCGCAGCGTGTGATCATGGTCAAGGCGGACGGCTCAGTGCTCGTGCACGCAGACGGAGGCTCATACAAACCCCTCAACTGGATGAGCCCGCCCTGCTCTCTGCGTGAGTCAGGCTTGGACTCCGGCGAACTGCTGTGGCTGGTTGAGAACAAGGCAGGGGAGCAGTTGCGCATCACCTTGCACCAGGTCGATCACGACTCCTCGCATGAGCTCGGCTTGGACCCAGGCTTGCAGAAGGACGGCGTCGAAGCCCACCTTCAGGTCTTGCTCGCCACCCACGTCAACATCTTGGGCGAGGGATGGAGCCTGGTGCGACGGGAGTTCCCTACGCCTATCGGCCCTGTTGATTTGATGTGTCGCGACGCCGGTGGCGCATCGGTAGCAGTGGAGATCAAGCGACGTGGCGAGATCGACGGAGTCGAACAGCTCACGCGATACCTGGAGCTTCTGAATCGGGATCCGCTTCTTGCGCCGGTCACCGGAATCTTCGCCGCGCAAGAGATCAAGCCACAGGCACGCACCCTTGCTGAGGATCGCGGCATTCGCTGTGTGGTTCTGGATTACGACACTCTCAAGGGCACTGAGGATCCGAGCCTGCGTCTGTTCTGA
- a CDS encoding alpha/beta hydrolase — protein sequence MPEIVANSVLPALRRPITLQTSDGLTLVGELAKPLDRPPLATIVCVHPLPTAAGMMDSHVLRKMAWRLPALAHMAILRFNTRGTSSAAGTSEGAFDEGEAEGLDLAAALQFVRDSQLPQPWVLGWSFGTDVILKHALRARTEQGIQGAILLSPPLRFSQESDLDNWAASQLPLLALVPELDDYLQPPEALQRFSRVPQAQVIGVAGAKHLWVGEKAVSVALNLIVAAVAPQLSPLPREWDGPMERWNDLDKTTN from the coding sequence ATGCCTGAAATCGTTGCAAACTCAGTGCTTCCGGCACTTCGGCGTCCCATCACCCTGCAGACATCTGATGGGCTGACTCTCGTCGGCGAACTGGCCAAGCCGCTGGATCGGCCGCCCCTGGCCACCATTGTGTGCGTGCATCCGCTACCCACTGCCGCGGGAATGATGGACAGCCATGTGTTGCGCAAAATGGCCTGGCGGCTGCCAGCTCTTGCTCACATGGCGATACTGAGATTCAACACTCGAGGCACGTCAAGTGCAGCGGGCACAAGTGAAGGTGCTTTTGATGAGGGTGAGGCCGAGGGCCTGGACCTTGCGGCAGCGCTGCAGTTCGTCCGGGATTCGCAATTGCCCCAGCCTTGGGTGCTGGGCTGGTCCTTTGGCACGGATGTCATCTTGAAACATGCGCTGCGCGCCCGAACCGAGCAAGGCATCCAAGGAGCGATTCTGCTGTCACCTCCATTGCGCTTCTCGCAGGAGTCCGATCTGGACAATTGGGCCGCATCGCAGTTGCCGCTCTTGGCGCTCGTGCCCGAACTCGACGACTACTTGCAACCTCCGGAGGCACTTCAGCGATTCTCGCGAGTTCCTCAGGCACAGGTGATTGGTGTTGCCGGTGCCAAGCATCTGTGGGTCGGCGAGAAGGCTGTTTCAGTAGCGCTGAATTTGATCGTTGCGGCGGTTGCTCCACAGCTTTCGCCACTGCCTCGCGAGTGGGATGGGCCCATGGAGCGCTGGAACGATCTTGACAAGACGACCAACTGA
- a CDS encoding GGDEF domain-containing protein: MSGIILRMDVLEPSPNTTHAVVDNTDSMDDRDRTAVDRDRTAEALDEIAMTRDLRSEDRDSRAEARDEREGTVDIEAASDRAGARRDRKGAAADRRQAEADRDAADVDRQLSAVHRASLVLDELTGVYRREVGLAELERELVSAARSEEPFVLAFIDVDGLKAVNDSAGHKAGDLMLRRVADAIRAVVREEDVILRFGGDEFVCGLLGVDLDEATRRFVHFGKDPQKSLGLATCGLVQLQPGEELTELIERADACMYEQKSAADSVS; the protein is encoded by the coding sequence ATGAGTGGCATCATTCTGCGAATGGATGTCTTGGAGCCCTCACCAAACACCACTCACGCTGTTGTGGATAACACCGACTCTATGGACGATCGTGATCGGACAGCGGTTGATCGTGATCGGACAGCTGAAGCGTTGGACGAGATCGCCATGACGCGCGATCTTCGCTCCGAGGATCGCGATTCTCGCGCTGAAGCCCGAGATGAGCGTGAAGGCACCGTTGATATTGAAGCTGCGTCGGATCGTGCCGGGGCGCGTAGGGATCGCAAAGGCGCTGCCGCTGATCGACGCCAAGCTGAAGCAGACAGAGATGCCGCCGACGTGGACCGCCAGCTTTCTGCGGTACATCGAGCGAGTCTGGTTTTGGATGAACTGACGGGGGTATATCGCCGAGAGGTTGGCCTCGCTGAACTTGAGCGAGAACTCGTCAGCGCTGCCAGAAGTGAAGAACCTTTTGTTCTGGCGTTCATTGACGTGGACGGGCTCAAGGCAGTCAATGATTCAGCTGGTCACAAGGCCGGGGATCTGATGCTTCGCCGAGTTGCTGATGCCATCCGTGCAGTCGTGCGTGAGGAAGACGTCATCCTTCGCTTCGGCGGCGATGAATTCGTTTGCGGACTGTTGGGAGTGGATCTGGATGAAGCCACAAGGCGATTTGTGCACTTTGGCAAGGATCCGCAGAAATCGCTTGGCTTGGCCACCTGTGGTCTTGTCCAGCTACAGCCCGGCGAGGAACTGACTGAACTCATTGAGCGAGCCGATGCCTGCATGTACGAGCAAAAGTCTGCAGCCGATTCAGTTTCGTAG
- a CDS encoding YihY/virulence factor BrkB family protein, translating to MHSQCNPKTVATRLHAQALLVAVVLFSMGDSSETEMQAIDELPGPLRKLDSYQQKHPSLSVPIAVFKKFGDDEAGKLAALISYFAFLSVFPLLIVFATILSHALAGQTELAGSILSTAAGSFLSIGSTDVIEPLDVSGPALVIGVLVGLWAGLAVANAMQDAMNTIYEVPKNRRAGFFPFLLRSLTLLLLVGIGLPTVTLLQAIAIEGVNASIATVAILIVAALLNTAIIAASFRRATVAKTTWLGVLPGAAIAAIAWAVMQALATSLLTRQITHAEANYGSFAAVIGLLFWFFLLAQVTIYCAELNVVVSYRLWPRGLKSIFKGVADTEADIRAYSHYPKRELQVLNMQVNVEVVEGKADPVE from the coding sequence ATGCACTCGCAGTGCAATCCCAAGACCGTCGCAACACGATTGCACGCTCAAGCACTGCTCGTTGCGGTCGTACTGTTCAGTATGGGTGATTCCTCCGAAACTGAAATGCAAGCGATCGATGAGTTGCCCGGTCCATTGAGAAAGCTTGATTCGTACCAGCAAAAGCACCCCTCTCTGAGTGTCCCCATAGCGGTGTTCAAGAAGTTCGGTGACGATGAGGCGGGCAAGCTCGCTGCACTGATTTCATATTTCGCATTTCTGTCGGTTTTTCCCCTGCTCATCGTGTTCGCCACGATCTTGTCGCATGCTCTCGCAGGGCAAACGGAATTGGCGGGCAGCATTCTTTCCACTGCTGCTGGCAGCTTTCTGTCCATCGGATCAACCGACGTCATTGAGCCTCTGGATGTGTCGGGCCCTGCCTTGGTGATCGGGGTGCTCGTTGGGCTTTGGGCTGGGCTGGCCGTCGCCAATGCCATGCAGGACGCAATGAACACCATCTACGAAGTGCCCAAGAATCGACGGGCTGGCTTCTTCCCGTTCCTTCTGCGCAGTCTCACCTTGCTTCTGCTCGTGGGAATCGGCCTGCCAACAGTCACTCTCCTGCAGGCAATTGCGATTGAAGGAGTCAACGCATCGATCGCGACGGTCGCGATACTCATTGTCGCGGCACTCCTCAACACAGCGATCATCGCCGCCTCATTTAGACGTGCAACAGTGGCGAAGACCACTTGGCTTGGGGTGCTTCCCGGTGCCGCGATCGCAGCGATCGCCTGGGCCGTCATGCAGGCTCTGGCAACCAGCCTGCTCACGCGCCAGATCACCCATGCAGAAGCGAACTACGGCTCATTTGCTGCCGTAATCGGCTTGCTGTTCTGGTTCTTCCTCCTTGCGCAGGTCACCATCTACTGCGCCGAATTGAACGTTGTCGTGTCATATCGACTCTGGCCTCGAGGACTCAAGAGCATATTCAAAGGTGTTGCCGACACTGAGGCGGACATACGCGCGTACTCGCACTACCCAAAGCGAGAATTGCAGGTGCTCAATATGCAGGTCAACGTGGAGGTCGTTGAGGGCAAGGCAGATCCTGTCGAGTGA
- a CDS encoding DUF4235 domain-containing protein → MSRTKRESVTDPRSHIQRRAAGGAEVHVNAVARLAAPLAAIAATIAVRKVLNSRYRKMSDSPVPDPKDMRVTFARTLLWSTATAVIATAVHVAVVRGIQKSGSKVVAA, encoded by the coding sequence TTGAGCAGAACGAAGCGGGAGTCGGTCACTGACCCGCGTAGTCACATTCAGCGTCGGGCTGCTGGCGGGGCAGAAGTGCACGTCAATGCCGTTGCACGGCTCGCGGCTCCGCTGGCAGCAATTGCGGCGACCATCGCGGTCCGTAAAGTGCTCAATAGCCGCTATCGCAAGATGTCGGATAGTCCTGTACCTGACCCCAAGGACATGCGCGTGACCTTTGCGCGAACCCTGCTGTGGTCCACCGCAACTGCCGTGATCGCCACTGCTGTACACGTGGCTGTGGTTCGAGGAATTCAGAAGTCTGGCTCGAAAGTTGTCGCTGCGTAA
- a CDS encoding acyltransferase family protein produces the protein MAETSVTDSPASPSARKGPSSPWHLDRGRKAGEMGYIPGLDGIRAIAVMGVLLYHADLEFIPGGFLGVDVFFVLSGFLITSLLLEQYQRSGSINFKVFYLGRVRRLFPALIALLLVVGIASAFFYKDAAGRSLSDIVASFFYVNNWWYVVGDQSYFDFIARPPMLKHLWSLAIEEQFYFIWPAVAFVIMRKWQRRGVLLFSLALAFASTAWMFYLANANGYPELADPSRVYFGTDSHAMGLLIGAALAAVWRPGQMQTGISPAARKLLNLTGALALAGLLGFYVFVSEFTPWLYRGGFLILAAIVALLIAITSHPACAIGPLLGRQPLRYIGQRSYGLYLWHWPIYAVTRPDLDLGLDGMSLLILRLALTFGAAELSYRYLEMPIRRGAFGKLKKRWEHGTTATRSKMRWQVLGIMLASLLALITVSTALVASAKNTSTASDVLVAIGDKPSVTIDTVPAVTQSFSAMGDSVMLGARKSLQSAMPGISIDAAVSRYPGAFIGPLKRYQAADKLGSTVIVHPGTNGVLPESMLRQMLDILKPHARVVLVNDNMPRTWRKPNNSVIDEVAKDYPNVVLVDWYAASKGHREYFASDGVHLTTKGAAIYAQLIKKAAETPPATATPS, from the coding sequence GTGGCTGAAACCAGCGTGACGGATTCGCCGGCGAGCCCATCGGCTCGCAAGGGGCCTTCGTCACCGTGGCACCTGGATCGCGGCCGCAAGGCTGGCGAGATGGGCTACATCCCGGGCCTGGATGGCATCCGCGCAATCGCTGTCATGGGCGTGCTGCTCTATCACGCAGATCTTGAGTTCATCCCTGGTGGCTTTCTTGGCGTCGATGTCTTCTTCGTGCTGAGCGGCTTTCTGATCACCTCGCTGCTTCTCGAGCAATATCAACGATCGGGCAGCATCAACTTCAAGGTCTTCTATCTCGGCCGAGTGCGAAGGCTCTTCCCCGCCTTGATTGCACTCTTGCTCGTTGTCGGTATCGCCAGCGCCTTCTTCTACAAGGATGCAGCTGGACGCTCACTCAGCGACATCGTTGCCTCGTTCTTCTACGTCAACAACTGGTGGTACGTCGTCGGCGATCAGTCGTATTTCGACTTCATCGCACGCCCACCGATGCTCAAGCATCTTTGGTCACTTGCCATTGAAGAGCAGTTCTATTTCATTTGGCCGGCCGTTGCGTTTGTGATCATGCGCAAATGGCAACGACGCGGAGTCCTGCTGTTCTCTCTTGCTCTCGCATTCGCATCAACGGCATGGATGTTCTACCTGGCCAATGCCAATGGCTATCCAGAGCTTGCCGACCCCAGTCGCGTGTACTTCGGAACTGACTCGCACGCCATGGGACTGCTGATCGGAGCAGCACTCGCAGCTGTGTGGAGACCAGGGCAGATGCAGACCGGGATCAGTCCTGCTGCACGCAAGCTGCTGAATCTGACCGGGGCGCTGGCTCTTGCTGGGCTGCTCGGCTTCTATGTGTTTGTCAGCGAATTCACCCCTTGGCTGTATCGCGGTGGCTTTCTGATTCTGGCGGCCATAGTTGCCTTGCTCATCGCCATCACCAGCCATCCGGCATGTGCCATTGGGCCATTGCTTGGCAGACAGCCCTTGCGCTACATCGGTCAACGCTCCTACGGGCTGTACCTATGGCATTGGCCCATCTACGCCGTCACGCGCCCTGACCTGGATCTGGGTCTGGATGGCATGTCACTCCTGATTCTGCGACTGGCTCTGACCTTCGGTGCGGCAGAGTTGAGCTACCGCTATCTCGAGATGCCGATCCGACGGGGAGCTTTCGGAAAACTGAAGAAGAGATGGGAACACGGCACCACGGCAACTCGCTCAAAGATGCGGTGGCAGGTCCTTGGCATCATGCTTGCTTCGCTACTGGCGCTCATCACTGTCTCCACGGCGTTAGTCGCTTCAGCCAAGAACACCTCAACCGCTTCTGATGTGCTCGTGGCCATTGGGGACAAGCCCTCAGTGACGATCGACACTGTGCCAGCTGTTACACAATCGTTTAGTGCGATGGGCGATTCAGTGATGCTTGGTGCTCGCAAGTCCCTGCAAAGTGCCATGCCTGGCATTTCGATCGATGCCGCCGTGTCTCGCTATCCCGGGGCCTTCATCGGACCACTCAAGCGATACCAAGCCGCAGACAAACTCGGGTCAACCGTCATCGTGCATCCCGGCACCAACGGAGTGCTCCCAGAATCAATGCTTCGTCAGATGCTCGACATCTTGAAACCGCATGCACGAGTTGTGCTCGTCAACGACAACATGCCGCGCACATGGCGCAAGCCCAACAACAGTGTCATTGATGAAGTTGCGAAAGACTACCCGAATGTGGTGCTCGTGGATTGGTACGCCGCATCCAAGGGGCACCGTGAGTACTTCGCCTCAGACGGCGTGCATCTGACGACCAAGGGCGCTGCCATTTACGCGCAACTCATCAAGAAAGCGGCTGAAACTCCCCCTGCCACTGCGACGCCGAGTTGA
- the mce gene encoding methylmalonyl-CoA epimerase — MSAMDPIFKRVDHVGIAVADLDVAMKFYSEVFGMTVLHEEVNEEQGVREAMVGIDGSGAQLQLLAPTGPESTIAKFLDRNGPGIQQMAYTVENVDAASDELRARGIRMLYDTPKRGTGGSRINFAHPKDCGGVLVELVEPPANAAH; from the coding sequence ATGAGCGCTATGGATCCCATCTTCAAGCGCGTTGACCATGTCGGAATTGCAGTCGCAGACCTCGATGTGGCAATGAAGTTCTACTCCGAGGTATTCGGCATGACCGTGCTGCACGAGGAGGTGAACGAGGAGCAGGGTGTTCGCGAGGCCATGGTTGGCATTGATGGCAGTGGCGCGCAACTGCAGCTGCTCGCCCCCACCGGCCCAGAGTCCACGATCGCCAAGTTCCTTGATCGCAATGGCCCAGGGATCCAGCAGATGGCATACACCGTTGAGAACGTGGATGCCGCATCTGATGAGTTGCGCGCACGGGGCATTCGCATGCTCTATGACACTCCCAAGCGCGGCACAGGTGGCTCACGCATCAACTTCGCCCACCCCAAGGACTGCGGCGGCGTGCTGGTTGAGCTGGTCGAACCCCCCGCAAACGCTGCTCACTGA
- a CDS encoding Rrf2 family transcriptional regulator, translating to MHISAKADYGMRALLELTAAHGENPKQLVKGEAISKAQGVPVKFLEGILRQLRQSGIVASQRGAEGGYRLDRSPDDVTIADVVRALDGPLAAVRGQRPEDVVYSGPSEHLREVWIAVRAAMRDVLEHITLTDVASNNLPVTVAALLDEPGAWQRRSS from the coding sequence GTGCATATCTCCGCGAAGGCCGACTACGGCATGCGAGCGCTCCTTGAGCTGACCGCCGCCCACGGCGAGAACCCCAAGCAATTGGTCAAAGGTGAGGCCATCAGCAAGGCCCAAGGAGTCCCGGTGAAATTTCTGGAAGGCATCCTTCGCCAGCTGCGGCAGTCGGGGATCGTGGCCAGCCAGCGCGGAGCCGAGGGTGGGTACCGCCTTGACCGCTCCCCCGACGATGTCACCATCGCCGATGTCGTGCGTGCTCTTGATGGTCCGCTGGCAGCGGTTCGCGGCCAACGACCTGAGGATGTCGTCTATTCGGGGCCCTCTGAGCACCTTCGAGAGGTCTGGATTGCGGTGCGCGCTGCCATGCGGGACGTCTTGGAGCACATCACCTTGACTGATGTCGCGTCCAACAATCTGCCTGTCACCGTGGCTGCTCTGCTAGATGAGCCAGGTGCATGGCAGCGACGTTCCTCTTAG